In Thermoanaerobacterium xylanolyticum LX-11, the genomic window TACATTTGATAGAATGTTGGCACCCTCACTTTTGTTTGGGTTAATGCCTATTTTAAGGAAAATATACAAAAAGAATGAGGATCTTAAAGAAGCGTATAAAAGGCATCTTTTGTTTTACAATACGCAAGCAGTATGGGGCGGTGGCACAATACTTGGAATAACGGCATCATTGGAGGAGGAAAGGGCTAAAAAGCTAAATGAAGGCAAAATCGATGAAGCAGTTGATCCAGAGATCATAAATAGTACGAAAGTTGGATTGATGGGACCTTTGGCGGGCATAGGCGACGCAATAGATTCAGGTACGGTGCAGTATATTTTGATAGGCATATTCCTACCGTGGGCAAAAGCTGGCAGTGCATTGGGAGCTCTTCTTCCTTGGATATTGTTTGTTGCACTGACATTCACATATGGATATTATTTTACTGAATTGGGATACAGGCTTGGACGTTCTGCAGTCGTTGAAATTGTAAGCGGTGCAAGAATTAGAAAAATCATTGATGGATTATCTGTTTTAGGTACTTTTATGATGGGAATTTTGGCGGCTTCTTATGTGACAGTAAATACATCGTTAAAATGGACTTTGTCAGGAAAACAATTCGTCTTACAAGATATTTTAGACAAAGTATTACCTGGGTTGTTACCACTACTGACAGTTATGCTTGTATACTGGTATTTCTCAAGAAAAGGTTTAAAAATAGTGAAAGTGCTTTTGTGGCTAATAGTCATATTTGCGGTTTTAGGC contains:
- a CDS encoding PTS system mannose/fructose/sorbose family transporter subunit IID, whose translation is MEDVKAKNSVNSSEIDDSSKKITRKDLLLGWFRWWYANEIPHTFDRMLAPSLLFGLMPILRKIYKKNEDLKEAYKRHLLFYNTQAVWGGGTILGITASLEEERAKKLNEGKIDEAVDPEIINSTKVGLMGPLAGIGDAIDSGTVQYILIGIFLPWAKAGSALGALLPWILFVALTFTYGYYFTELGYRLGRSAVVEIVSGARIRKIIDGLSVLGTFMMGILAASYVTVNTSLKWTLSGKQFVLQDILDKVLPGLLPLLTVMLVYWYFSRKGLKIVKVLLWLIVIFAVLGFTGLL